The nucleotide sequence TGGAAACACAGATGCGCGTGGTCGAACACCGCGGGGAGCGCGTCGGGCGGTGAAGTGTCGTCCGACGCGGGACGGCCCTGCGCCGGAATCTCGGCGAGTCCCTTGACCACGGGCGTCGACTCGCCGGTCAGCACGCGTTGGTGCACCGTCAGTCCGGTCGATCGCAGCAGCCGCACATCGGCCGGCACGACGTCGCCGGGGCCCAGGTACACGATGTCCCCGGGGACGAGCAGATCGCACGGGACCTCCCGGGTCTCCGCCGTCGCCGCCTCGTGCGCCCGGCGGCTCACGGTCACCGTCGTGGGGACGAGCGCCCGCAACGCCGCGGAGGCGCGGTCGGCCCGCCGCTCGCCCTGGATCCTCAGGACGCAGCTCACCACCACGAGGACCGTGATCACGCACGCGGTGCCCCACGACGCGACCACGGCCGACACCCCTCCGAGCACCAGCAGGACGCTCGTGAACGGATCGCGCAGGGCCCGGACCAGGCGGCGTGTGCCGCGGACGCCGCGCGGGACGGGCACGGTGTTCTCGCCGTACCGCGCGAGCCGGTCGTCCGCTTCGGCCTCGGTGAGGCCGCGCGGCCCGGTCCGCAACCGGCGCAGCACCTCGAACCTGGTCAGGCCCGGGTCCAGGTGCGGGGCACCGAGGACGGGATCGGGCGCCGCGGAGGATCGGGCCGGCGCGTCAGGCGCCGGGGGCACGCGCTCGTCCCCTTGCCGTGCCGGTGTGCGCTCGGCTCGCGCGCTGCTCCATGAACCAGCACACCATCGTCGCGACGTCCGGGTCGTCGATCAGGTACACCACGCGGCGGCCTTCGCGCTGGGCGCGTACGAGACCGCCCAGTTTGAGCTTCGCCAGGTGCTGGCTGACGGCGGGCAGCGCCCCGCCCACCCGTGCGGCCAGCCCGCTCACGTCGCTCGCGCCGTGGGCCAGCGCCCACATGATGTGCAGGCGGGCCGTGGACGCCAGCAACCCGAACGCCGCGGCGGCGTCGGTCAGGACCTCCTCGGGGAAGGCCTCGTCGCCCCTGTCACGTGACGCCACCGCGCCTCCTCCTCGCCTGCCGGCCCACGTCGCCCGGTCGCCCCCGGTGCGGGTCGCGGTGTGCCGCGTGGAGCGGCCTCCACACCTTACGGGGCGGACGGGCCCGCCCCCTAAATCTGAAACTTGCGTAACCGGGCAAGTATCGTGTCGGATGGTGGCCCCGGGCGCGGTCCGCCGTCCGGGCCCGCGAACGGGGATCGGATCTCGGAGGTCGTGCCATGGGTGTGTCACTGAACAAGGGCGGCAACGTCTCGCTGAGCAAGGAGGCCCCCGGCCTCACCGCGGTCACCATCGGCCTCGGGTGGGACGTGCGCACGACCACCGGAGCCGACTTCGACCTGGACGCCTCCGCGCTGCTGTGCAACGAGGCCGGCCGGGTGTTGTCCGACCAGCACTTCGTCTTCTTCAACAACCTGCGCAGCCCGGACGGCGCGGTCACGCACTCCGGGGACAACCTGACCGGCGGCGGGGACGGCGACGACGAGCAGATCCAGGTCGACCTCGCGGCGGTGCCGGCCGACGTCGCCAAGATCGTCTTCCCGGTGTCCATCTACGACGCCGACCAGCGCGGGCAGAGCTTCGGACAGGTGAAGAACGCGTTCATCCGCGTCGTCAACCAGGCCGGCGGCGTCGAACTGGCCCGCTACGACCTCACCGAGGACGCGTCGACGGAGACCGCGATGATCTTCGGCGAGCTGTACCGGAACGGCGCCGAGTGGAAGTTCCGCGCGGTAGGTCAGGGCTACGCCTCGGGTCTCAGCGGTATCGCGAAGGACTTCGGCGTCAACGTCTGACCCAGGGGCAGGCGGGGTCGCCCCCCGTCCCCGCCTGCCTGCCCGCCGTCGGCCGCCGCGGGTGCCGTCACTGTCGCCTGGCCTGTCCGGCACGGGAGGCGTTCTCGCCAACTCGCGTGATCCGCGGACGACATGCGGCCGGACGACGGCGCGGTATCGCCGCGGCAAGGCCGTTCCGACGCGCCGGCCGTACGGACCCCGAGGCGACGTGGCCGGGGTGCGCAAGCCGTGGTCGGATTCGGAAGAACGCGGCATCGGCGCCCGCGGTCAGGCGTGGCGACGGCCGGTCAGCTTCGGCGGGTTCCGGACGCGTTGTGCTCGGCCGGTGCCACCGCTTCCGGGGCGGGAGCGGCCTCGGACCACCGGACCGGTTCCGGGGCCCGGTCGGGGGTGTCCTCGGTTTTCATCGCCCGGGTCTCGCTCTTGAGGATGCGCAGGGACCGGCCGAGGGCGCGTGCCGCGTCGGGCAGGCGCTGCGGGCCGAACAGCAGGATGGCGACGACGGCCACGACCAGAAGGTGCCACGGTTCGAGCCCGTTGCGGACCATGCCTGTTCCCCTCTCGGGCGGTGGTGGGCCCGGTGGACCCCACGGCGCCTCAACAATTGCAGAGTTGCGCAACTTTAAGCAAGTTCGGGTCAGGTGCCGCTCCGGATCAGGAGTTCCATGCGCTCCGGGTCGTACGGCACCCAGCGCGGCTCACCCGCACGGGCGAGCCGCAGTCGGCACAGCTCGACGCCGTTGTCCGTGGCCCACCCGGTGATCACGCCGTGCCACGCCCCCCGTTCGTCGTCGTACACCTCGACCGGCCGGTAATCCCGGCGCACGGACCGCTCGGGCGGCGTCGGACTGCCCGCCGACCACTCCGCCAGAAACCGCCGCGCCTCACCGCTGTTCACGGGGGACCCCCTCCCGGGTCGAACGCTGTTGTCCGCCATGATAGTTCAAATATTGCGCAACTCAACAATGATTTGGGACGGCGGAGTTACGGACCGGTACGGCGTCCCCCGGGGAACCGCCGCGTCGTGGGGCGCGGTGGCCGAACCGCCCGAACCGTGGGGGGCGTTGCGGCGTACGTCTAGACTGGTGCGCTTCGGCACGGCGGTCACCCGAGGACAGGAGTTGCGCGTGGCGTCTGGACCGGACGGCGTCGACGACCCGTCCGAAGAGCTGTTCGCCGACGCCGGCGCATCCTTGGGCCTGCTGGCGTCCTCCGCGCGCCTGCACATCATGTGGGTGCTGATCCAGGGCGAGAGCGACGTGACCGGGCTCGCCGAACGCGTCGGCGGGACCTTGCCCGCGGTCAGCCAGCACCTCACCAAGCTGAAGCTGGGAGGCCTGGTCCGGGCCCGACGGCAGGGCCGCCGCGTGGTGTACCTCGTCGACGACCACGATGTGGCGGCGATGGTCCACTGGTTCATGAGCCGTCGAGCGGGACGCGAGACCGCGACCACCCCCGCGGAACACCCGCGCCGCCTCGGCGCCTGACGCCCCGGGCACCCCGTCCGGCATCGACGGCCCGGGGCGGGTGCGCGCCCGCCCGAACACCGGTGCCCGGCGGGGGGCGATCGCGTCAGACGTCCCGGCGGTGGACCGCGGCCACCGCGACCGCGCACGCGACGGCCGCCCACACGCCGAGCACCGCCCACGCCTGCGCGAACCCCGCGTGGGCCTGGCTGCTGACGAAACTCGCCGCACGGGACCGCGTGCAGCTGGTGATCACCGCGTACGAGAACGGTCTTGCGGGGGAGGGGCGTTGAGCCGGGGCGCCGCCGCGCCGCGTGGCGCACGCACCGCCCGCGACCGCGTCCGGCGATCGCGGGACCGTCGATCCCGTGCCACAGACGGGCCTTCGCCCTCAGGCAATGTCTGCCGGTCAACGAGTCGGGCCATTCTGCTTCAGAACGGTATGGCATCCTCGAAATGCCGTGGATGACCGGCGTGTTGCCGCTCGTGTCTCCCCGGCCGTCGTGACCCCCGCGTGGTCCGAACGCATCAACGGCCCGTTGCCGGGCACGGGCAAAGCATGCTTCCCATCGTTGTCCTTGTCCTGGCCCTCCTGCTCCTCGGCGCGGGGTTCGTCGTCAAAGCGCTGTGGTGGGTCGCGCTCATCGTCGTCGTGGTGTGGCTTCTCGGCTTCCTGTTCGCCGGCGCGCGGTTCGGCTCGTCACACATGCGTCGGCCAGGCGCGACCTGGCGTGCGCGGACGCGCTCGCGCCGCCGGTCAACCGGCCGCCGCCGCTGGTGACTTGCCCCCGGCCTGACCGACGCGGCCGACCGTCGGGCCCGGTCGGTCACCGGACGCACTTCCACGCCGTCGTCGACCGCTACCTGGAGAAGACGGCCCCCTGAGAAGTACGCGAGCGGGGATGATGCAGCGGGATGGCCGAGCAACGAGAAGGGCGGACGCACATGGTTCTTCGGGATGTCGAC is from Yinghuangia sp. ASG 101 and encodes:
- a CDS encoding ArsR/SmtB family transcription factor encodes the protein MASRDRGDEAFPEEVLTDAAAAFGLLASTARLHIMWALAHGASDVSGLAARVGGALPAVSQHLAKLKLGGLVRAQREGRRVVYLIDDPDVATMVCWFMEQRASRAHTGTARGRARAPGA
- a CDS encoding TerD family protein, coding for MGVSLNKGGNVSLSKEAPGLTAVTIGLGWDVRTTTGADFDLDASALLCNEAGRVLSDQHFVFFNNLRSPDGAVTHSGDNLTGGGDGDDEQIQVDLAAVPADVAKIVFPVSIYDADQRGQSFGQVKNAFIRVVNQAGGVELARYDLTEDASTETAMIFGELYRNGAEWKFRAVGQGYASGLSGIAKDFGVNV
- the tatA gene encoding Sec-independent protein translocase subunit TatA; this translates as MVRNGLEPWHLLVVAVVAILLFGPQRLPDAARALGRSLRILKSETRAMKTEDTPDRAPEPVRWSEAAPAPEAVAPAEHNASGTRRS
- a CDS encoding ArsR/SmtB family transcription factor, whose product is MRVASGPDGVDDPSEELFADAGASLGLLASSARLHIMWVLIQGESDVTGLAERVGGTLPAVSQHLTKLKLGGLVRARRQGRRVVYLVDDHDVAAMVHWFMSRRAGRETATTPAEHPRRLGA